Genomic segment of Tachysurus fulvidraco isolate hzauxx_2018 chromosome 22, HZAU_PFXX_2.0, whole genome shotgun sequence:
AGGTTTGATAACGTGTGCAGTAGTGCATCCGCTTCTCCTTCTCACTTCCTGTATGTTGTCTGTGGAGACAGCACATGACTGCGCTTGTGATACAAAGCGAGCCAAACAAAAGGTTTCCATGGTTTCTGTTGTGCCTCcttttatttatgcaaataaattgTTGGCGTGTCATATAGCCGGAACGATTTCTTCTTGTCTCAAGGTCGTTCTATTAATAGAGCGGTACTGATAACCGTAGCAACACATTAACTATTGGCTAACGGCATAGCTAAAAATAGCTCTGTGGTAGAACAAGTGTACTGTCTTAAAAGCCAGATCTGGATCAGCTTCCTTAAATTACCGTGCTCATTAAGAAAACTGCAAAATCAATAGCTAAACTCATTTAAATTTCTAAGGGAACGATCTAACAGATGTTAACTAGGCTGTGCGAATCGTTATCAGTGTCTGTTTTCTTATTTCAACACATTTGTACATAATTATATAGAATTAATGTACTGAATGTGAATGGACTCTAGATACGTACATATTTAATTACAGACTGGTTTGGTATTATTGACATAAGCAGTGTCAGAGTGTAAGAAGGACTAAACCTGAAGCTATACTCCAAGTGAAGCTACACTCAAAGTGAGATTCGAAAATCTTTTGAAAATTCAAACGTGCCTTTGTGTCTTTTATTGAAAAGGACATATGACATGGAAACATTATCACTGCATTAGCAAAATAAATACAGGCATAAATTATTCACCTACTTTTAAAAATTTTCCATGATAATATCTGCGTCCGTAACTCGCTCAAATGACTCAGGGCTGTTTTCACCTCAAACAAGTTTCCACTTATCGGGTAACAAGAACAGGATCCATATTTGGAACTAAAGCAGCAGAGGTTTGGTATAAGAAGGTAGTTTGTGTTCCTTCTGCTGGGTATAAGAAGTAATAACACGTGGTTAAAATAACATGCTGAGGTTAGCAGTTGCAGATTTATATCATTCTTATAGTTAAATAATTCAGGATTTATGATTGACAATTAATAAAGTGTCATTTGCACTGTGTTGTTGAACTGTGTATAGAACTGATCAGAAGGTGATTCGTTTTTGTCTAACAAAATATatatccagtgagcagcaggtCTGTGGGGTTGTTGATAGACAGATCAGAGGAGAGCGGATAGAAAGGCTTCAGCTGAAACGAAGGCTACAAAAACTATTGACTGCTTACCCTGGTTGTAAAGAGTAGTTACAGAGTGATTTATTGTAgttttcctgtcagctcagacttGTCTGGTCATtttcctttccctctctcatcAAAAAATCGGGAGTGTTTGACTTACAGGGAGCTGAGACTAGTTAAATGTATGTCTACAGTTAGCACATAGAGTggatactgtatgtaaatacagaACATGGAGACGTGTAAGGACTTACTCGTATCTTTTCGATGTCAGTAAACTCAATTCAAATGCATTTGTTATGAACTGAAGGAACACAATCAGTTTACCACATGCACCCTGGCTATAAAGAGTGCTGCGGCAGCGTCCTCAAACTCACGCATGTCCATGCTCGGCCCTTCCTGCTCCCTGCTGGCACCCCGTTTTTTGGCCATGGCCCTTGCCAGCTCAGCAGGTGAGATCTTGGCACTGGCCTCTAGGTAACGTGTGGCTTCAGACCCATGTGAGGTGTCCAGTGCCTCTCGCAGGGCGTTGAGGACAGTTTCACATAATTCCCGCTCCGCAGGCTGCTCAGGACTGCAAGCCACGGCAGTATACAAGCATCGTGCTCTGTGGAGGTAATCGGAGAGCGTTGCACACGTCATCACTGCTTGTCGAAAGAGCTCAAAGGGTACAGCCTCGTAATCACGGCACTGGAGTCGATGCAGGAGCGGGGCTGCCGTCATCTCCGACAGGCCGCTGTCACTACACACGCACCGCAGCATCTCAGTGTAGAGTCGGCCCTGGACTCCACCTGGTGCATGCCGGGTGGTGCCACATTCACTAAGCAGATCATAAGCCACGCGGATGTTGTTGCTGAAGGCAGATCTGAAAACAATCAAAGATGCTGGATAAAGTGTGTTATATTCAGACAGGAAACAGATTATGCAGATATGGACATCTTACTTGTTATAAATGGTCAAATTGAATATTTCAACATGCTTATAAATATAACCTTAAGATAAATGTTCAAGTAAGTCCTAATTATTGCCATTCCTGCATTTAGTACTTCATTCAGTACCATCATAACAGCATAACAGTAGGTGTAGTAGTGTTATGGAGTAGTGGAGTGACACGGCGTGGTGGTGTTGTGTCAGACAGCAGGATTCCTGGGATTTTCAAACACTGCTTATACGTATTGGCTATTTTATGATACACACCTATTTTGTAGATCTACAAGCCCACTTCTGAGCTGATGATAATAAAGACCCACCATCCACCAAAAACAAGGAAGAATAACCCCATGTACCTAAAACCTATCTTTTTTTATCCTGggtgtgaggttttttttaatctcatgaCTGTCAGTTAATGGTAAGACAATTttagacaaataaaacaataaaactcaCACCTCTGTGAGTGATGCGCTAAACTCAGGTGCCAAAGCGCCTTGTTCAGCTGCTGCTCCTCCAGCGCGTCCTGATATTTCCCTTCTCCATCTTTTCCTCCATCACCATCTCCTCCGTCTCCTCCATCACCTCCACCACCGCTCTCAGTTTCCGACGCCTCGTTAGTGAAATGCTCAGCCAGAAATCCTATCGGATCCTCGGGTCGGGCCTGCACCAGTTTCAGCAGCGCGCACCCGAGCAGCGCATCCACTCCGGCCTGAGACAGAAACTCCTCATCGCTCTCGGCTTTGGC
This window contains:
- the tpgs1 gene encoding tubulin polyglutamylase complex subunit 1; the encoded protein is MAEKRRSGVAADSKSAKAESDEEFLSQAGVDALLGCALLKLVQARPEDPIGFLAEHFTNEASETESGGGGDGGDGGDGDGGKDGEGKYQDALEEQQLNKALWHLSLAHHSQRSAFSNNIRVAYDLLSECGTTRHAPGGVQGRLYTEMLRCVCSDSGLSEMTAAPLLHRLQCRDYEAVPFELFRQAVMTCATLSDYLHRARCLYTAVACSPEQPAERELCETVLNALREALDTSHGSEATRYLEASAKISPAELARAMAKKRGASREQEGPSMDMREFEDAAAALFIARVHVVN